A window from Argopecten irradians isolate NY chromosome 3, Ai_NY, whole genome shotgun sequence encodes these proteins:
- the LOC138318736 gene encoding glutaredoxin-related protein 5, mitochondrial-like produces MFYQQPKSEGSKPEMRQGTSTERITMSALLRGLVLPTRSLTYSRLLAAHYASKFGTKEFIESVVKDKPVVVFMKGTPAVPRCGFSNAVVQILNAHGVQNFDAHNVLADEDMRQGVKDYTDWPTIPQVFFGGEFIGGCDILFEMHKSGELIEELKKVGIESALEYVESEDSDDNTKKD; encoded by the exons ATGTTTTACCAACAACCGAAATCGGAAGGATCCAAACCGGAAATGCGCCAGGGCACTTCCACCGAAAGGATAACCATGAGTGCCCTTCTCAGAGGTTTAGTGCTCCCCACCAGGAGTTTGACATATTCACGACTTCTTGCTGCACATTATGCTTCCAAATTTGGAACAAAGGAGTTTATTGAAAGTGTTGTTAAAGACAAACCTGTTGTCGTTTTCATGAAAGGCACTCCTGCCGTTCCCCGTTGCGGCTTCAGCAATGCGGTAGTGCAAATTCTGAATGCTCATGGTGTGCAAAACTTCGACGCTCACAATGTTCTCGCAGATGAAGATATGAGACAAG gtGTCAAAGATTATACAGACTGGCCAACAATACCACAAGTTTTCTTTGGCGGAGAATTTATTGGTGGTTGcgatattttgtttgaaatgcaCAAGAGTGGAGAACTGATTGAAGAACTTAAAAAAGTTGGAATTGAATCTGCACTGGAATATGTGGAAAGTGAAGATTCAGATGACAACACAAAAAAGGATTAA
- the LOC138318735 gene encoding uncharacterized protein isoform X1, whose translation MESVADIGQQLKAAVDSNRADIVRSILATLEQNNKDILQSVLSDVNNEEGTLLHLAAKGGKTDIVRALLSAGSDPGIHNAQGKTAFDLSLDFTHVITVFNEELLQATAQSNVGRVCQLLASGVDVNLCDSVESGNTPLHWAASYGSAEMVQCLCARGAVVDAVNGTGYTPLHDAVRRKDRTVVRELLVYGADPNVQIQMGKDEGKTAITLTIDSPEIVELLKNPPPIVELVPTNTELNIGTDKLAGETDNKNLDQTPPLNTPNGVIPNSPESPQLKTPTFMRSLSYNQDEIQQVVTEEKMGLLWPQPQHILQKDGKPFSPQAPNLPVYVSAGPSHNCRDIIRQLNVCKGRFEFLGYDLKVDTFTPLSDTSIPHILCHVNKRLCPLWASYKLIVSSNQMKVICGDLNALHSAISTVYQLFLLYFDEGRSSIPPILVDDWPDISYRGVLLDISMGRLTSMDVLKTTVDYLSLLKINQIQLFCRFSTQKTPRWQLAYTKSDLMDLEDHCTALGIQVIPILEVAPLVQFEDIEELYDVFQDFLSCFHDSQFVSLGPRLSSFVLDTDEGRLDMTDCVKMLPLSDHHTIQLCGYPLHELGTDLLQQLPPNVVINEYGIQADYDFRRFCRPLSDLGINFYVCPGTASWNSFSGCPEAAVNNIFRAAKCAVNQGAIGMITCNWSGKGHLTHQPFAWPGFLLGAGLGWNSSCHQDYLYSNLSELMNRYVFRDVKSVVGHVIVELGRAETYLIRCARGQSGNDCQRLPDDQGSTMFQLLLGPDSVPLEHITMDAIQRTIRHVKRCHTELDNTDMRCTCNDLILAELQLTCDLMLFAIRVCRALILSGRNPVGHNGFPVVNFGISNLPATAKTDLANRLLEMLERYKSVWNGRYLEHVGRQESLTTLHTLLKTFLPDQETAELLEAKD comes from the exons ATGGAATCTGTAGCTGATATTGGTCAACAATTGAAAGCAGCAGTTGATTCGAACAGAGCAGACATAGTTAGATCTATATTGGCGACATTAGAACAAA ATAACAAAGACATACTTCAAAGTGTACTTAGTGATGTAAATAATGAAGAAGGGACCTTGCTTCACTTGGCAGCCAAG GGAGGCAAAACTGACATAGTGCGTGCCCTACTCTCTGCTGGTTCAGACCCTGGTATACACAATGCACAAGGAAAGACAGCCTTTGACCTCTCACTAGATTTTACACATGTCATTACTGTGTTCAATGAAGAACTCTTGCAGGCCACTGCTCAGTCAAA TGTTGGTCGTGTGTGTCAGTTACTGGCATCTGGTGTAGATGTGAACCTGTGCGACAGTGTAGAGAGTGGAAACACCCCACTTCACTGGGCAGCCAGCTACGGCTCAGCTGAAATGGTTCAGTGCCTTTGTG CCAGAGGAGCTGTGGTAGATGCTGTGAATGGGACAGGTTACACACCTTTACATGACGCTGTGCGGAGAAAAGATCGGACTGTAGTCAGAGAGCTACTGGTATATGGAGCAGATCCTAATGTACAAATACAAATGGG GAAGGATGAAGGTAAAACTGCCATAACTCTAACTATTGATTCTCCTGAGATTGTGGAGTTGCTGAAGAACCCTCCTCCAATTGTAGAACTGGTGCCAACCAATACAGAACTTAATATAGGTACCG aCAAGCTGGCAGGAGAAACTGACAATAAAAACTTGGATCAGACCCCACCACTTAACACTCCTAATGGTGTCATTCCAAACAGCCCAGAATCTCCACAGCTCAAAACACCAACTTTTATG CGGAGCCTATCTTACAACCAGGACGAGATCCAGCAAGTAGTCACAGAGGAGAAGATGGGCTTACTGTGGCCACAGCCACAACACATTCTACAGAAGGACGGCAAACCATTCTCTCCTCAGGCGCCTAATCTACCTGTCTATGTGTCTGCTGGCCCATCTCACA ATTGCCGTGATATTATACGACAGCTCAATGTGTGTAAGGGGAGATTTGAATTCCTTGGATATGACCTCAAAGTAGATACGTTTACACCACTTTCGGACACCAGCATTCCACACATCCTTTGTCACGTCAACAAGCGCCTCTGTCCGCTCTGGGCTTCCTACAAACTCATTGTTTCCAGTAATCAG atGAAGGTGATATGTGGCGACCTGAATGCTTTACACAGTGCCATATCTACAGTCTACCAACTGTTTCTGTTGTACTTTGATGAAGGCCGATCATCTATACCCCCAATATTG GTGGATGACTGGCCAGATATATCCTATAGAGGGGTGTTATTGGACATCTCCATGGGGCGTCTGACAAGCATG GATGTTCTAAAAACAACAGTGGACTATCTGTCTTTGCTAAAAATCAATCAG ATTCAACTTTTCTGTCGGTTTTCTACTCAAAAGACTCCAAGATGGCAGCTAGCATATACTAAAAG TGATTTGATGGATTTGGAGGATCACTGTACTGCCCTTGGTATCCAGGTTATACCAATCCTAGAGGTGGCGCCACTGGTCCAGTTTGAAGACATTGAAGAGCTGTATGATGTTTTCCAGGATTTCCTCTCCTGTTTTCATGATTCACA GTTTGTGAGTTTGGGGCCGCGATTGAGTAGTTTTGTGCTGGACACAGATGAAGGTCGTCTGGACATGACAGATTGTGTGAAGATGCTACCTCTGAGTGACCACCATACAATACAGCTGTGTGGCTACCCTCTACATGAACTCGGTACTGACCTCTTACAACAGCTGCCACCCAATGTTGTTATCAACGAATATGGTATACAG GCTGATTATGATTTCAGAAGGTTTTGTCGTCCTCTTTCTGATCTAGG TATCAATTTCTACGTGTGTCCTGGCACAGCTTCATGGAACAG TTTCTCTGGTTGTCCTGAGGCAGCCGTAAACAACATCTTCAGAGCTGCTAAATGTGCCGTCAATCAAGGAGCCATCGGCATGATAACATGCAATTGGTCAGGAAAGGGTCACCTGACTCACCAACCTTTCGCCTGGCCAGGTTTCCTATTAGGAGCAGGACTAGGCTGGAACTCTAGTTGTCATCAG GATTACCTGTACAGCAATTTGTCTGAGCTAATGAATCGTTATGTGTTCAGAGATGTGAAATCAGTAGTAGGACACGTGATAGTGGAGCTCGGTCGAGCAGAAACCTACCTCATACGCTGTGCCAGGGGACAGTCAG GTAACGACTGCCAACGCCTGCCTGACGACCAGGGCTCCACCATGTTCCAGCTCCTCCTAGGCCCAGACAGTGTCCCTTTAGAACATATCACCATGGATGCCATACAG AGGACAATAAGACATGTGAAGCGCTGCCACACAGAACTAGACAACACAGACATGCGTTGTACCTGTAATGATCTCATCCTGGCCGAACTCCAGCTGACATGTGACCTCATGCTGTTTGCTATTAG AGTTTGCCGTGCACTGATATTATCAGGACGAAACCCTGTGGGTCATAATGGGTTTCCTGTTGTCAACTTTGGGATCAGCAATCTACCAGCTACAGCCAAGACAGACCTTGCCAACAG GTTGCTAGAGATGTTGGAGCGTTACAAATCTGTGTGGAATGGACGTTACTTAGAACATGTAGGACGCCAGGAGTCCTTAACCACTCTCCACACACTTCTTAAAACATTCCTCCCTGACCAAGAAACAGCTGAACTCCTAGAGGCCAAAGATTGA
- the LOC138318735 gene encoding uncharacterized protein isoform X2, producing MESVADIGQQLKAAVDSNRADIVRSILATLEQNNKDILQSVLSDVNNEEGTLLHLAAKGGKTDIVRALLSAGSDPGIHNAQGKTAFDLSLDFTHVITVFNEELLQATAQSNVGRVCQLLASGVDVNLCDSVESGNTPLHWAASYGSAEMVQCLCARGAVVDAVNGTGYTPLHDAVRRKDRTVVRELLVYGADPNVQIQMGKDEGKTAITLTIDSPEIVELLKNPPPIVELVPTNTELNIDKLAGETDNKNLDQTPPLNTPNGVIPNSPESPQLKTPTFMRSLSYNQDEIQQVVTEEKMGLLWPQPQHILQKDGKPFSPQAPNLPVYVSAGPSHNCRDIIRQLNVCKGRFEFLGYDLKVDTFTPLSDTSIPHILCHVNKRLCPLWASYKLIVSSNQMKVICGDLNALHSAISTVYQLFLLYFDEGRSSIPPILVDDWPDISYRGVLLDISMGRLTSMDVLKTTVDYLSLLKINQIQLFCRFSTQKTPRWQLAYTKSDLMDLEDHCTALGIQVIPILEVAPLVQFEDIEELYDVFQDFLSCFHDSQFVSLGPRLSSFVLDTDEGRLDMTDCVKMLPLSDHHTIQLCGYPLHELGTDLLQQLPPNVVINEYGIQADYDFRRFCRPLSDLGINFYVCPGTASWNSFSGCPEAAVNNIFRAAKCAVNQGAIGMITCNWSGKGHLTHQPFAWPGFLLGAGLGWNSSCHQDYLYSNLSELMNRYVFRDVKSVVGHVIVELGRAETYLIRCARGQSGNDCQRLPDDQGSTMFQLLLGPDSVPLEHITMDAIQRTIRHVKRCHTELDNTDMRCTCNDLILAELQLTCDLMLFAIRVCRALILSGRNPVGHNGFPVVNFGISNLPATAKTDLANRLLEMLERYKSVWNGRYLEHVGRQESLTTLHTLLKTFLPDQETAELLEAKD from the exons ATGGAATCTGTAGCTGATATTGGTCAACAATTGAAAGCAGCAGTTGATTCGAACAGAGCAGACATAGTTAGATCTATATTGGCGACATTAGAACAAA ATAACAAAGACATACTTCAAAGTGTACTTAGTGATGTAAATAATGAAGAAGGGACCTTGCTTCACTTGGCAGCCAAG GGAGGCAAAACTGACATAGTGCGTGCCCTACTCTCTGCTGGTTCAGACCCTGGTATACACAATGCACAAGGAAAGACAGCCTTTGACCTCTCACTAGATTTTACACATGTCATTACTGTGTTCAATGAAGAACTCTTGCAGGCCACTGCTCAGTCAAA TGTTGGTCGTGTGTGTCAGTTACTGGCATCTGGTGTAGATGTGAACCTGTGCGACAGTGTAGAGAGTGGAAACACCCCACTTCACTGGGCAGCCAGCTACGGCTCAGCTGAAATGGTTCAGTGCCTTTGTG CCAGAGGAGCTGTGGTAGATGCTGTGAATGGGACAGGTTACACACCTTTACATGACGCTGTGCGGAGAAAAGATCGGACTGTAGTCAGAGAGCTACTGGTATATGGAGCAGATCCTAATGTACAAATACAAATGGG GAAGGATGAAGGTAAAACTGCCATAACTCTAACTATTGATTCTCCTGAGATTGTGGAGTTGCTGAAGAACCCTCCTCCAATTGTAGAACTGGTGCCAACCAATACAGAACTTAATATAG aCAAGCTGGCAGGAGAAACTGACAATAAAAACTTGGATCAGACCCCACCACTTAACACTCCTAATGGTGTCATTCCAAACAGCCCAGAATCTCCACAGCTCAAAACACCAACTTTTATG CGGAGCCTATCTTACAACCAGGACGAGATCCAGCAAGTAGTCACAGAGGAGAAGATGGGCTTACTGTGGCCACAGCCACAACACATTCTACAGAAGGACGGCAAACCATTCTCTCCTCAGGCGCCTAATCTACCTGTCTATGTGTCTGCTGGCCCATCTCACA ATTGCCGTGATATTATACGACAGCTCAATGTGTGTAAGGGGAGATTTGAATTCCTTGGATATGACCTCAAAGTAGATACGTTTACACCACTTTCGGACACCAGCATTCCACACATCCTTTGTCACGTCAACAAGCGCCTCTGTCCGCTCTGGGCTTCCTACAAACTCATTGTTTCCAGTAATCAG atGAAGGTGATATGTGGCGACCTGAATGCTTTACACAGTGCCATATCTACAGTCTACCAACTGTTTCTGTTGTACTTTGATGAAGGCCGATCATCTATACCCCCAATATTG GTGGATGACTGGCCAGATATATCCTATAGAGGGGTGTTATTGGACATCTCCATGGGGCGTCTGACAAGCATG GATGTTCTAAAAACAACAGTGGACTATCTGTCTTTGCTAAAAATCAATCAG ATTCAACTTTTCTGTCGGTTTTCTACTCAAAAGACTCCAAGATGGCAGCTAGCATATACTAAAAG TGATTTGATGGATTTGGAGGATCACTGTACTGCCCTTGGTATCCAGGTTATACCAATCCTAGAGGTGGCGCCACTGGTCCAGTTTGAAGACATTGAAGAGCTGTATGATGTTTTCCAGGATTTCCTCTCCTGTTTTCATGATTCACA GTTTGTGAGTTTGGGGCCGCGATTGAGTAGTTTTGTGCTGGACACAGATGAAGGTCGTCTGGACATGACAGATTGTGTGAAGATGCTACCTCTGAGTGACCACCATACAATACAGCTGTGTGGCTACCCTCTACATGAACTCGGTACTGACCTCTTACAACAGCTGCCACCCAATGTTGTTATCAACGAATATGGTATACAG GCTGATTATGATTTCAGAAGGTTTTGTCGTCCTCTTTCTGATCTAGG TATCAATTTCTACGTGTGTCCTGGCACAGCTTCATGGAACAG TTTCTCTGGTTGTCCTGAGGCAGCCGTAAACAACATCTTCAGAGCTGCTAAATGTGCCGTCAATCAAGGAGCCATCGGCATGATAACATGCAATTGGTCAGGAAAGGGTCACCTGACTCACCAACCTTTCGCCTGGCCAGGTTTCCTATTAGGAGCAGGACTAGGCTGGAACTCTAGTTGTCATCAG GATTACCTGTACAGCAATTTGTCTGAGCTAATGAATCGTTATGTGTTCAGAGATGTGAAATCAGTAGTAGGACACGTGATAGTGGAGCTCGGTCGAGCAGAAACCTACCTCATACGCTGTGCCAGGGGACAGTCAG GTAACGACTGCCAACGCCTGCCTGACGACCAGGGCTCCACCATGTTCCAGCTCCTCCTAGGCCCAGACAGTGTCCCTTTAGAACATATCACCATGGATGCCATACAG AGGACAATAAGACATGTGAAGCGCTGCCACACAGAACTAGACAACACAGACATGCGTTGTACCTGTAATGATCTCATCCTGGCCGAACTCCAGCTGACATGTGACCTCATGCTGTTTGCTATTAG AGTTTGCCGTGCACTGATATTATCAGGACGAAACCCTGTGGGTCATAATGGGTTTCCTGTTGTCAACTTTGGGATCAGCAATCTACCAGCTACAGCCAAGACAGACCTTGCCAACAG GTTGCTAGAGATGTTGGAGCGTTACAAATCTGTGTGGAATGGACGTTACTTAGAACATGTAGGACGCCAGGAGTCCTTAACCACTCTCCACACACTTCTTAAAACATTCCTCCCTGACCAAGAAACAGCTGAACTCCTAGAGGCCAAAGATTGA